In a single window of the Tellurirhabdus bombi genome:
- a CDS encoding TonB-dependent receptor, which yields MNYFLLRLCLILLVFSTIDQANAAKLSLPADVGLRAANATISGYVKDAANGEGLIGVSVYVKELSTGAVTNDYGFFSLTLPEGAYTVIFTYVGYKKETRTVQLSAQNVRLNMELQQEGKDLQEVVVSTQREDDNVKNIEMSVNKIDIRTIQKMPALLGEVDVIRSIQLLPGVSTVGEGSTGFNVRGGNTDQNLVLLDEAPVYNSSHLFGFFSVFNPDAVKDVKLIKGGIPSLYGGRISSILDVRMKEGNAKRPEVNGGIGAIFSRLTYERPFLGGRGSFIVAGRRSYADILAKPFLSGDLKGSRFYFYDLTAKANYKINDKNTVFLSGYLGRDVFGADFGFNWGNTTTSLRWNHVFSDKLFLNTTAFYSNYDYLLDSDLKRKEKNDFFRWKSKIINYSVKPDFTLFLKNNTLTFGGQAILYTFEPGTAEAASGGTVRAFGLEKKYALESALYVGNEQQISSRLQLQYGLRYSLYSYIGPGESYAFADTTVGLRRQPILNQTRTYDKFEPIKTYGNWEPRFAAKYELNASSSLKLSYNRLAQYIHLISNTTASTPLDVWTPSTNNIKPQIADQIAGGYFRNFGKSGNAYEASVEVYYKWLQNQIDYIDGADLLLNKYLEGELLNGRGRAYGAEFYLKKNQGPLTGWISYTLAKTERLVEGINYNRWFPTRFDKRHTLNMVALYDLTKRVNVSATFAFATGTPGTFPTGGYVFQGWRAQIIDGRNNYRIPAYHRLDLALTLQGKKKPGRKWEGNWVFSAYNVYARRNPFSVFFQQADDKQTVTVSGEQFEVPVAKAYRYSVFATIIPSVTYNFKF from the coding sequence ATGAACTATTTCTTACTACGTCTTTGTTTGATTCTACTTGTTTTTTCTACAATAGATCAGGCAAATGCAGCAAAATTGTCCTTACCCGCGGATGTTGGGCTTAGGGCGGCCAATGCAACAATTAGTGGTTATGTCAAAGATGCAGCCAACGGCGAAGGGCTAATTGGCGTTTCGGTTTATGTGAAAGAGCTATCAACCGGCGCGGTTACGAATGATTACGGCTTCTTTTCGCTAACGCTCCCCGAAGGTGCTTATACAGTAATTTTCACCTACGTTGGCTACAAGAAAGAAACGCGCACCGTCCAGCTTTCGGCCCAGAACGTGCGGTTGAATATGGAGCTGCAACAGGAAGGCAAAGACCTTCAGGAAGTGGTTGTTTCGACGCAGCGCGAAGACGATAACGTAAAGAATATCGAGATGAGTGTCAACAAAATTGACATTCGGACAATTCAGAAAATGCCCGCTCTGCTCGGGGAAGTAGATGTAATCCGTAGTATTCAGCTGTTGCCGGGGGTTTCGACGGTGGGCGAAGGGTCTACCGGATTTAACGTCCGGGGCGGAAACACGGATCAGAATCTGGTGTTGCTTGACGAAGCGCCTGTCTATAACTCCTCGCACTTGTTTGGCTTCTTTTCGGTATTCAATCCCGACGCGGTTAAGGATGTAAAGTTGATTAAAGGTGGAATTCCGTCTTTGTACGGAGGCCGGATTTCGTCTATTCTGGATGTTCGGATGAAAGAAGGAAATGCCAAACGCCCGGAAGTAAACGGCGGAATTGGAGCCATTTTTAGCCGGTTAACCTACGAACGGCCCTTTCTTGGCGGTCGAGGCTCGTTTATCGTGGCCGGCCGACGTTCTTACGCCGATATTCTAGCCAAGCCCTTTCTAAGCGGCGATTTGAAAGGCTCGCGCTTTTATTTCTACGATCTGACGGCAAAAGCGAATTACAAAATCAACGATAAAAACACGGTCTTTTTGTCGGGTTATTTAGGCCGCGACGTTTTCGGGGCCGACTTTGGGTTTAACTGGGGAAACACCACAACCTCTCTCCGCTGGAATCACGTTTTCTCGGATAAACTTTTCCTGAACACAACTGCTTTCTATAGTAATTATGATTATCTGCTGGATTCTGACTTAAAGCGAAAAGAGAAAAACGACTTTTTCCGCTGGAAATCAAAGATCATTAATTACAGCGTTAAGCCCGATTTCACGCTTTTCTTGAAGAACAACACCCTCACTTTCGGAGGCCAGGCTATTTTGTATACGTTTGAACCGGGAACAGCCGAAGCCGCTTCGGGAGGAACCGTGCGGGCGTTTGGGTTAGAGAAAAAATACGCCTTGGAAAGCGCCCTTTACGTAGGCAATGAGCAGCAGATTTCGTCCCGTCTGCAACTGCAATACGGCTTGCGCTATTCGCTTTACAGTTACATCGGTCCGGGCGAATCATATGCTTTTGCCGATACCACCGTTGGTTTACGCCGTCAACCCATTCTGAACCAGACCCGCACTTACGACAAATTTGAGCCGATTAAAACATACGGCAACTGGGAGCCTCGCTTCGCCGCAAAGTATGAGCTGAATGCCAGTAGCTCTCTCAAACTGAGTTACAATCGACTTGCCCAATACATTCACCTGATTTCGAACACAACCGCTTCTACGCCGCTGGATGTCTGGACGCCTTCTACGAATAACATCAAACCCCAAATTGCCGACCAGATTGCAGGAGGTTACTTTCGAAACTTTGGTAAATCCGGTAATGCATACGAAGCGTCGGTTGAGGTTTATTATAAATGGTTACAGAACCAAATCGATTACATCGACGGTGCGGATTTATTGCTGAATAAATACCTGGAAGGCGAACTTCTGAATGGAAGAGGCCGGGCGTACGGGGCCGAATTTTACCTGAAAAAGAACCAGGGGCCGCTAACCGGCTGGATCAGTTATACGCTTGCCAAAACCGAGCGCCTAGTTGAAGGAATTAACTACAATCGCTGGTTTCCCACCCGCTTCGACAAGCGGCACACCCTTAACATGGTGGCGCTTTATGACCTCACAAAGCGCGTAAATGTGTCAGCTACCTTTGCATTCGCGACGGGTACACCCGGAACTTTCCCGACCGGAGGCTATGTTTTTCAGGGATGGCGCGCGCAGATCATCGACGGCCGGAACAACTACCGAATCCCAGCCTACCACCGACTGGATTTGGCTTTAACCCTTCAGGGCAAGAAAAAACCGGGCCGGAAGTGGGAAGGCAACTGGGTTTTCTCGGCCTACAACGTCTACGCCCGCCGAAATCCGTTCTCGGTATTCTTCCAGCAGGCGGATGATAAGCAAACCGTAACGGTTAGTGGCGAGCAGTTCGAAGTGCCGGTGGCGAAGGCCTACCGCTACTCGGTTTTTGCCACAATCATCCCTTCGGTAACCTACAATTTTAAATTTTAA